CCTGGTCACCGAGCCGCAGTGCGTGCTGGCGGATGAACCCACCGGCAACCTCGACCGGCACACGGCCCAGGCGGTGTACGAGCTGATGCTGGAGTTGAACCAGGTGTTCGGTACGAGTTTTGTCATCGTCACCCACGATCTGGAACTCGCCGGGCGCATGGACCGTGTGCTGGAATTGCGCGATGGCCGGCTGCAGCCGCGCTGAGCGTAGACAGGGGGCTGGCTGCTAGGGCAGGTGGCGCAGAATGCGCCGGCGGCGGCGCTGCTGTACGACATACAGCCGCCAGGCCAGCCGTACCGTCACGAACCCCATCAGCGCCAGCACCGCGCCGAGGGTCACGCCGCCCAGTAACACGGGCTTCCACAGTCCACCCATGCCGGCGATCAGGGTGTGGAACGACAGCTCGAAATGCAGTTCACGCGCTGGCAGGCGCAGCATCCAGGTACCGAGGCGATAGCTGGCGTACCACGCGGGCGGCAGGGTGATGGGATTGGTGATCCACACCAGCGCCGCCGCGATCGGCAGGTTCACGCGCAGCCCGATGGCACAGAGCGCGGCCGGGAGCATCTGGAAGGGCATGGGCACGAAGGCCCAGAACAGGCCGATCGCGACGCCGCCGGACACCGAGCGCCGATTGAGATGCCATAGATTGCCGTCGTGCAGGCGCGCCCCGAAACGCCGCAGATGCGGGTGCTCACGCAGTTTGCGGTGATCGGGTAGATAACGTCTTATAATGTGTCTTGGCATGGATGGGCTTCTGGAGTGCTCCCGGAGCGTATCAGGGGCATTTCCGAGCGCGTTGCGGGTGTCGAGCAGCCGGCCGGATCGCTGGCTGCGCCATTATCGCCAAAGTGTTCAAGGAAGAACATGATCCCGATTGCCCTCGCGGTCCTCGCCGGCACCGTCGGCCTGCAACTGCTGTCCGATCTGCCGCTGTCCTGGGTCGCCATACCCCTGGCCCTGTGCGCCACCCTGTGCCTGTGCCGGCGATCGACCCGGCCGCTGGCCTGGGCCATCGGGGCGTTCCTATGGGCCTGGTGGCAGGCCGGGCTGCAGCTCGACCGGAGTCTGTCTGCGGCGCTGGAGGGGCGCGACCTGATCCTGCGTGGCACCGTTGTCTCGCTGCCAGAGGCCGATGGGCGTAGCACGCGGTTCCTCTTTCACAGCCACAGTCGCGCTGACGGCACTGAGTGGATAGCGTTCGAGCACCGTCTGCGCTTGAGCTGGTACGCACGCGCTGGCGACGCTCCCGCGATCGCGGCCGGCACAGCCTGGCAGCTCACGGTTCGCCTGAAGCGTCGCCACGGCTTTCACAACCCCGGCGGCTTCGATTACGAAGGCTGGTTGTTTCAGCATGGCATCGACGCGACCGGCTACGTGCGCGCCCGGCCACCCGCGACACCGCTGCCGGAATCCAGGCTGCCGGTGGCGTTGCGGCTGCGCGCGGCCTTTGATACCCGGCTGACGGCCGTCCTCAGCGGCAACGATCAGGCCGGCCTGCTGCGCGCCCTGGCGCTCGGCGCGCGCGACGGCATCGCCACCACCGACTGGGAGGTGTTGCGCGCCACAGGCACCGGACACCTGGTGGCGATCTCCGGCCTGCACATCGGGCTGGTCGCGGGCATGGCCTTCGCCACCGTCCGCTGGCTGTGGTCGCGCAGTGCAACCCTGACGCTGTACCTGGCCGCGCCACGCGCTGCGGCGCTGGCGGGCTTCGTCGCGGCAACGCTGTACGCGCTGCTCGCCGGCTTCGGCATCCCCGCACGGCGTGCCTGGATCATGGCCGGGGTGTTGCTGCTCGGTCTGGCCCTGTGCCGCCGCGGCGACCCCTGGCAGGGGCTGGCGCTGGCGCTGTTGCTGGTGGTGCTGGCCGATCCACTGGCGGTGAACAGCCCCGGCTTCTGGCTGTCCTTCACGGCGGTCACCATCATCTTTGCCGGCCTCGCCCGGATGGCCGGTGGTCCACCGGGCGACAGCCGCATCAGCCGGCTGCGCGGGCAGATCCGCAGCCTGGTGCAGTTGCAGCTGCTGCTGAGTCTGGGACTGCTGCCGTTCACGCTGGCCTTCTTCGGTCAGTTCGGCTGGACGGCGCCCGTTGCGAACCTCCTGGCCGTACCATGGACCAGCCTGATCATCGTGCCGCTGGTGTTCGTTGGCTTGTTACTGCTGTTTCCCGCACCGCTGCTCGCCGGCTGGGTCTTCGCTCTGGCCGGGTGGGCAACCGGCTTGCTGCAGCACTGGCTGGCCCTGCTGGCGGGCCTGCCCGGCAGCCTGCTGGGGATGCCGACGGCGCCGCTCGCGGTATCGCTGCTGGCCGGATTCGGCATCGTCTGCGTACTGCTTCCCAGGGGAGTGCCGCGGCGACTGCTGGGGCTGCTGGTGCTCCTGCCGTTGCTGAGCTGGCGGCCGCCGCAACCGGCCCCGGGCAGCGCCTGGCTGACGCTGCTGGATGTCGGCCAGGGACTGGCCGCCGTGGTGCGCACCCGGCATCACACCCTGGTCTACGACGCCGGCCCGCGGTTTGGTCCCGACTTCGACACGGGTCGCGCCGTGGTTGCACCGTTTCTGGAGGCCCAGGGGCTGCGGCGGGTGGATGTACTGATCGTCAGCCACGGCGACAATGACCACCGCGGCGGCGCCCGTTCACTGGATGGGCGCCTACCGGCCTTCCGGCTGCTGACCAGCGTCCCCGAGCGTATCGGGTGGCGCTACAGCCGCCGCTGCCATGCCGGTCAACGCTGGGAATGGGATGGCGTCGTGTTCGAGGTCCTGCACCCGCAGGCCAGGGAATATGCCCACGGCAACGATGCGTCCTGTGTATTGCAGGTACGGACCGCCCACGGGGACAGCGTGTTGCTGCCCGGTGATATCGAGGCCGCGACGGAACGCGCGCTGGTGCGGCGCCATGGCGCCACACTGGCAAGCACGGTGCTGGTCGCGCCGCACCATGGTAGCCGCAGTTCCTCCACGCCGGAGTTCATCGCCACGGTCGATCCGCGCTGGGTGCTGTTCCCGGTGGGCTATCGCAACCGCTATGGCTTTCCGCGCGCCGAGGTGGTGGCCCGTTACCGTGTTCATGGCAGCGGACTGCTGACCACGGCCGGGGGCGGCGCCCTGGAGCTGCGTTTGGGCGAGGGCGGGGCGCATCTGCACCCGACGCTGCACCGACGCCTGGCCAGGCGCTACTGGCAGTCGCCGCCTGAGGTTCCGCCAGGCCAATGAAAACCGTATGATAGGCGCGCTCACGCGAGCCCGTGCCGGACCTGCCCGGGCCCGAATGGCGCGGCCCGGATTCATCATATTCAATAGGAAACTACTGTGTTCGAACTGATCAAAGCGGGTGGCTGGTTGATGCTGCCGATCATCGCCAGTTCCGTCATCGCGATGGCGATCACTGTGGAACGCCTGTGGATGCTGCGGCTGCGGCGTGTGCTGCCGCGCCATCTGGTGCCCCAGGTGTGGAACTGGGTACGCAATCACCAGCTCGACGGCACCAAACTGGCCGCCCTGCGTATGGGCTCACCGCTGGGGCGCATCCTGGCCGCCGGCCTGGTCAATCTGCAGCACGACCGCACGGTCATGAAGGAGGCGATCGAAGACGCCGGCCGGCATGTGGTACTGGAACTCGAGCGTTATCTCAACACCCTCGGCACCATCGCCGCGATCACGCCACTGCTGGGCCTGCTCGGCACCGTGGTCGGCATGATCGACGTCTTCAACGCCATCATCACCCAGGGCGTCGGCAACCCCGGGGCACTGGCCGACGGTATCTCCAAGGCGCTGATCACCACGGCCGCCGGCCTCGCGGTGGCCATTCCCAGCCTGATCGTCTACCGCTACTTCCGCGGCAAGGTCGATATGCTGGTGGTGCGCATGGAGCAGGAGGCGACCAAGATGATCGAGGTGATGCATGGTGAGCGTGAGCAGGATAGTAGTACCGAGGACAGCGCATGAATCTCCGCCCGCGCCGCCGGGACGATGTCGAGGTCAATCTCACCCCGTTGATCGATGTCGTCTTTCTGCTGCTCATCTTTTTCATGGTCTCGACGACCTTCAATCGTGAATCGCAGCTGCAGGTGGACCTGCCGGAGGCATCGAGCGAGCCCACCGAGGTGGCGAAGGATGTCCTGGAGATCACGGTCAATGCCGCGGGCGAATATTTCATCAATGAGCAGCAGGTGATCAACACCGAGCCGGAGACCTTGCGGCGCGCCATCATCCAGGCGATCGGCGACCGCCGTGACCTGCCCGTCATCGTGCGGTCCGACGCGCGCACGCCGTTCCAGGCGGTGGTCACGGTGATGGATGTCACCGGCAAGCTGGGTATGACACAGCTGTCGCTGGCGACCAGTCAGCCCGGCGAAGCCACCCAGTAGATGTCCACGGCGGCGCAGCCGGCCGGTACCCCGGGCACGCCCGGTAGTTGGGCGACCTATCGCCGCCTGATCGGCTATGCGCGGCCGCATTGGAAGCTGTTTGTCTTCAGCGCGCTGGCCATGGCGGCCTACGCGGCCACCGACACCGGCTTCGCGGCGCTGATGAAACCCATGCTGGACGACAGTTTCGTCGCCCGCGATCCACAGGCCATCCGCAACATCCCGCTGCTGCTGATCGGGCTGTTCCTGGTGCGCGGCGTCACCGGCTTCATCTCGAGCTATGGTATGAGCTGGGTGGGTCGCCAGGTGATCCAGGTACTGCGGGGCGAGATGTTCGCCCGGCTGCTGCGCCTGCCGGCCGACTACTACGCCAGCCACACCACCGGGCAGCTGGTCGCCAAGCTCATCTACAACGTCGAGCAGGTCTCGCAGGCGAGTACCAACGCCATCACGATCCTCATCCGTGACAGTCTCACGGTGGTGTTTCTGCTGGCCTGGATGTTCTACATCAGCGGCTGGCTGGCACTGCTGTTCCTGCTGGTCGGCCCGGTACTTGCGGTACTGACGCGGTATGTGAGCCGCCGCTTCCGGCGGATCAGTCGGCGCATCCAGGACTCCATGGCCGATGTCACCGAAGTCGCCAGCGAGGCGATCGAGGGGCACACGGTGGTCAAGGCCTTCGGTGCACAGGAGTACGAACAGGCACAGTTCGACAAGGTCAATCGCAAGAACGCCAGCCTGCAGATGAAGCACATCGCCACCAGCGCGGCCAGCGTGCCCTTCACCCAGTTCCTGGCCGCCAGCGTGCTGGCCGGCGTGATCTATCTGGCGACGCTCGATCCCTTGCTGGGGCACATCAGCCCCGGCGGGTTCGTGTCTTTCATCGCCGCCATGATGCTGCTGATGCCCTGTCTCAAGCGCCTCAGTACCGTGAACTCCTCGCTGCAGCGCGGCATTGCCGCGGCCGAGGGTATCTTCGCGTTGATCGATATGCCCACCGAACCCGACTCCGGCGAGCGTGCCCTGGAACGCGCGCGCGGCGAAGTGGAGTTCCAGGACATTACCTTTCGCTATGGACCGGGGCAGGGCCCCGTGCTGAACGGCTTGTCGTTCCGCATGGCGCCAGGTGAGATGGTGGCGCTGGTCGGGCGCTCCGGCAGCGGTAAGTCGACGCTCGCCGGGTTGCTGCCACGTTTTCGCGACCCGGAGCAGGGCACGATCCTGCTCGACGGTGTGGACATCCGCGCCTATCGCCTGGCCGATCTGCGTGCGCAGATCGCGCTGGTCAGTCAGGAGGTCGTGTTGTTCAACGACACCGTAGCGCACAACATCGCGTACGGCCGCCCCGGCACCGCGCGCGCCGACATCGAGCGCGCCGCGCACATCGCCCATGCCGACGGCTTCATCCGCGCGCTGCCACAGGGCTACGATACGGTCGTGGGCGAGAAGGGCGTACTGCTGTCGGGCGGCCAGCGGCAGCGACTGGCCATCGCCCGCGCCGTACTCAAGGACGCGCCCATCCTGATCCTCGACGAGGCCACCTCGGCGTTGGATACCGAGTCCGAACGTGCCATCCAGGATGCCCTGGAGACGCTCATGCAGGGCCGCACGAGCCTGGTGATCGCGCACCGTCTGTCGACCGTGGAGAAGGCCGACCAGATCCTGGTGATGGAGGCAGGCCGTATCGTCGAGGCGGGGCGGCATGCGGAACTGCTCGCCAACGAGGGCCGTTACGCCGCACTCTATCGGCTGCAGTTCCGGGATGCGGCCATTAGCTGATGTTGAGCAGGAGCGTTAACCACAAAGGACACGAAGTACACGAAGAAATACTGATGATCCTGATGAACGGATCGGTGGCTCATTGAGCCTGCGTGTCCTTTGTAGTTGACGGATCCTCCTACCATGCCCAAGCCCCATCGCATCCTCGATCACATCTGGTACGGACGCAGTGCCTGGGCCTGGGCGCTGCTGCCGCTCAGCGGGCTCTACCGCGCCGTGGTCGGGGCGCGCCGCCTTACCTACCGCGTGGGGATCAGGAAGGCGCAGCGACTGGCCGTGCCGGTGATCGTCGTCGGCAACCTGACCGTGGGTGGCACCGGCAAGACGCCGCTGGTGACCTGGCTGGCGCAGTTCCTGCGCGCGCACGGCTATCGTCCCGGCCTGGTCGCGCGCGGCTACGGCGGTCGGGCGCGGCACTGGCCGCAGCAGGTGCGGCCCGACAGCGATCCCGCGACTGTCGGCGATGAGCCGGTGTTGCTCGCCCGGGCGACCGGCTGCCCGATGGCGGTGGCACCCGATCGGGTGGCCGCGGCGCGTGCGCTGCTCGCGCACAGCGACTGCGATGTGATCATCAGCGATGACGGCCTGCAGCATCATGCGCTCGATCGTGACGTCGAGATCGTCGTGATCGACGGCGTGCGGCGCTTTGGCAACGGCCATTGCCTGCCCGCCGGACCCTTGCGCGAACCGGCGCGGCGCCTGGCCGAGGTGGGTCTCGTGGTCAGCAACGGACCCGCTCAAGCGGGCGAATTCGCGATGCTCGTCCAGGTTACAGGGGCGCGCAACCTGGTGAGTGGCGAGCAGCGTCCACTGGTGGCGTTCCGTGGGACCGACCTGCATGCCGTCGCCGGCATCGGTCGGCCGGAACGCTTCTTCGGGGCGTTACGGGAACAGGGGCTGGATATCCAGGCACACGCCTTTCCCGATCATCACCGCTTTCGCGCCGAGGAACTCGCCTTCCCGGGCAGCGTACTGATGACGGAGAAGGACGCCGTGAAATGCCAGGCCTTCGCACAACCGTCGTTCTGGGTGGTTGGTACGCGGATCGAACTGGATCCCGCGTTCGGCGCACGCGTGCTGGAGTTGCTGCGTGGGACGGAATCAGGGCCTGACGGTCCGTGACCGACCTCTGGGCGTTCCCTGGCCCCGGGGCCCTGTCTTTATTACCATGGTCTGCTATTCACGCGAGGTTCGTCATGGACAAGAAACTGCTCGATATCCTGGCCTGTCCGGTCTGCAAGGGGCCATTGGTCTACCGCAAGGCCGAGAAGGAACTGGTCTGCAAGGTCGACCGGCTCGCCTATCCCATCCGCGACGACATCCCGGTGATGCTCGAGGAGGAGGCGCGGGAACTGGCCCCGGACGAAGAGATCACCTGAGCCGCACCCATGAGCGGATTCAAGGTAGTCATTCCCGTGCGCTACGGTGCGACCCGGCTGCCCGGCAAGCCGTTGCGCCCGCTGGCGGGCCGGCCGATGGTCGAGCACGTGTACCGGCGCGCCTGCGAGAGCGGTGCTGCGCAGGTCATTATCGCCACCGACGATGTGCGCATCGAGACGGTCGCGCGGGGCTTCGGTGCCGAGGTCGTACTGACCTCGGCCGATCATCCGTCCGGCACCGATCGGATCGCCGAGGTCATCGACCGCCTGGGCTGGATGGACGACAGCATCGTGGTGAATGTCCAGGGCGACGAGCCGCTCATGCCTCCGGCGCTCATCCGCCAGGTCGCGGACAATCTCGCGGCGCATCCGGAGGCCGCCATCGCCACGCTGGGCACACCTATCGATGATGCTGGTGAATTGTTCGATCCCAACGTGGTGAAACTGGTGGCCGACCGGCAGGGGCTGGCACTGTACTTCAGCCGCGCCCCTATCCCCTGGGACCGCGACGGCTTCACCCACG
The sequence above is a segment of the Gammaproteobacteria bacterium genome. Coding sequences within it:
- a CDS encoding MotA/TolQ/ExbB proton channel family protein — translated: MFELIKAGGWLMLPIIASSVIAMAITVERLWMLRLRRVLPRHLVPQVWNWVRNHQLDGTKLAALRMGSPLGRILAAGLVNLQHDRTVMKEAIEDAGRHVVLELERYLNTLGTIAAITPLLGLLGTVVGMIDVFNAIITQGVGNPGALADGISKALITTAAGLAVAIPSLIVYRYFRGKVDMLVVRMEQEATKMIEVMHGEREQDSSTEDSA
- a CDS encoding DNA internalization-related competence protein ComEC/Rec2, which gives rise to MIPIALAVLAGTVGLQLLSDLPLSWVAIPLALCATLCLCRRSTRPLAWAIGAFLWAWWQAGLQLDRSLSAALEGRDLILRGTVVSLPEADGRSTRFLFHSHSRADGTEWIAFEHRLRLSWYARAGDAPAIAAGTAWQLTVRLKRRHGFHNPGGFDYEGWLFQHGIDATGYVRARPPATPLPESRLPVALRLRAAFDTRLTAVLSGNDQAGLLRALALGARDGIATTDWEVLRATGTGHLVAISGLHIGLVAGMAFATVRWLWSRSATLTLYLAAPRAAALAGFVAATLYALLAGFGIPARRAWIMAGVLLLGLALCRRGDPWQGLALALLLVVLADPLAVNSPGFWLSFTAVTIIFAGLARMAGGPPGDSRISRLRGQIRSLVQLQLLLSLGLLPFTLAFFGQFGWTAPVANLLAVPWTSLIIVPLVFVGLLLLFPAPLLAGWVFALAGWATGLLQHWLALLAGLPGSLLGMPTAPLAVSLLAGFGIVCVLLPRGVPRRLLGLLVLLPLLSWRPPQPAPGSAWLTLLDVGQGLAAVVRTRHHTLVYDAGPRFGPDFDTGRAVVAPFLEAQGLRRVDVLIVSHGDNDHRGGARSLDGRLPAFRLLTSVPERIGWRYSRRCHAGQRWEWDGVVFEVLHPQAREYAHGNDASCVLQVRTAHGDSVLLPGDIEAATERALVRRHGATLASTVLVAPHHGSRSSSTPEFIATVDPRWVLFPVGYRNRYGFPRAEVVARYRVHGSGLLTTAGGGALELRLGEGGAHLHPTLHRRLARRYWQSPPEVPPGQ
- a CDS encoding Trm112 family protein gives rise to the protein MDKKLLDILACPVCKGPLVYRKAEKELVCKVDRLAYPIRDDIPVMLEEEARELAPDEEIT
- a CDS encoding DUF2062 domain-containing protein, which encodes MPRHIIRRYLPDHRKLREHPHLRRFGARLHDGNLWHLNRRSVSGGVAIGLFWAFVPMPFQMLPAALCAIGLRVNLPIAAALVWITNPITLPPAWYASYRLGTWMLRLPARELHFELSFHTLIAGMGGLWKPVLLGGVTLGAVLALMGFVTVRLAWRLYVVQQRRRRRILRHLP
- the lpxK gene encoding tetraacyldisaccharide 4'-kinase; this translates as MPKPHRILDHIWYGRSAWAWALLPLSGLYRAVVGARRLTYRVGIRKAQRLAVPVIVVGNLTVGGTGKTPLVTWLAQFLRAHGYRPGLVARGYGGRARHWPQQVRPDSDPATVGDEPVLLARATGCPMAVAPDRVAAARALLAHSDCDVIISDDGLQHHALDRDVEIVVIDGVRRFGNGHCLPAGPLREPARRLAEVGLVVSNGPAQAGEFAMLVQVTGARNLVSGEQRPLVAFRGTDLHAVAGIGRPERFFGALREQGLDIQAHAFPDHHRFRAEELAFPGSVLMTEKDAVKCQAFAQPSFWVVGTRIELDPAFGARVLELLRGTESGPDGP
- a CDS encoding biopolymer transporter ExbD encodes the protein MNLRPRRRDDVEVNLTPLIDVVFLLLIFFMVSTTFNRESQLQVDLPEASSEPTEVAKDVLEITVNAAGEYFINEQQVINTEPETLRRAIIQAIGDRRDLPVIVRSDARTPFQAVVTVMDVTGKLGMTQLSLATSQPGEATQ
- the msbA gene encoding lipid A export permease/ATP-binding protein MsbA produces the protein MSTAAQPAGTPGTPGSWATYRRLIGYARPHWKLFVFSALAMAAYAATDTGFAALMKPMLDDSFVARDPQAIRNIPLLLIGLFLVRGVTGFISSYGMSWVGRQVIQVLRGEMFARLLRLPADYYASHTTGQLVAKLIYNVEQVSQASTNAITILIRDSLTVVFLLAWMFYISGWLALLFLLVGPVLAVLTRYVSRRFRRISRRIQDSMADVTEVASEAIEGHTVVKAFGAQEYEQAQFDKVNRKNASLQMKHIATSAASVPFTQFLAASVLAGVIYLATLDPLLGHISPGGFVSFIAAMMLLMPCLKRLSTVNSSLQRGIAAAEGIFALIDMPTEPDSGERALERARGEVEFQDITFRYGPGQGPVLNGLSFRMAPGEMVALVGRSGSGKSTLAGLLPRFRDPEQGTILLDGVDIRAYRLADLRAQIALVSQEVVLFNDTVAHNIAYGRPGTARADIERAAHIAHADGFIRALPQGYDTVVGEKGVLLSGGQRQRLAIARAVLKDAPILILDEATSALDTESERAIQDALETLMQGRTSLVIAHRLSTVEKADQILVMEAGRIVEAGRHAELLANEGRYAALYRLQFRDAAIS
- the kdsB gene encoding 3-deoxy-manno-octulosonate cytidylyltransferase, with translation MSGFKVVIPVRYGATRLPGKPLRPLAGRPMVEHVYRRACESGAAQVIIATDDVRIETVARGFGAEVVLTSADHPSGTDRIAEVIDRLGWMDDSIVVNVQGDEPLMPPALIRQVADNLAAHPEAAIATLGTPIDDAGELFDPNVVKLVADRQGLALYFSRAPIPWDRDGFTHDRQRLPPGIPYRRHLGLYAYRAAFLRAYRDLEPAPFEGGERLEQLRALWHGYRIHVADAVAQPGPGVDVEADAQRVEALLQALEDGAG